From the Desulfovibrio sp. JC010 genome, one window contains:
- the asnB gene encoding asparagine synthase (glutamine-hydrolyzing), whose translation MCGIAGYFQPGRQPKSIKPILDLLTHRGPDFQHIHTQDSIELGHTRLSILDLSEHGHQPMIAPDSGNTIVFNGEIYNFKSLREKLASKGHSFTSSGDTEVLLKLYAEYGEKCISMLRGMFAFAIWDEEKQQLLIARDRLGKKPFYYAQSGNGFIFASEIRALAAHPDISKDIDVQAVDLFMSTGCVPAPFSIYSAIRKLPAAHYGIVNASGLRMQRYWSLDFTQKIDCSEDEALDSLHTQLMEATRIRLESDVPLGALLSGGVDSSLIVALMAECGSKSIDTFTIGFHEKKYDESGHAAKVARHLGVNHHVEYLDPSQFENMLPAVVRQYGEPFSDDAALATMLLSEATRKHVTVALSGDGGDELACGYSAYTHVKLASTLAPLIGKKILPEQNIAAAFNSKTALGKLRRKMICKFHPEFKRILRNEYKVSRYKNDVYRTDIREQLGDFNLKWMYELSRQACAHARTPAERLLWMDTVHFLADALLVKVDIASMAHSLEVRSPLLDHELFDYMATLPPELKLKGGESKYLLKKLAERYLPKDILYRRKQGFSMPVAKWTSGDSADFTLDAVSQATPFLQQFFDMNMLNRRINEHVSGRKKHKNFVWNILNLALWAVEHGAGRV comes from the coding sequence ATGTGCGGCATTGCAGGATATTTCCAGCCCGGAAGACAGCCCAAAAGCATCAAACCGATACTCGACCTCCTCACCCACCGGGGACCGGACTTTCAACATATTCACACGCAAGACAGCATCGAACTGGGGCACACCCGGCTCTCCATCCTCGACCTTTCCGAACATGGCCACCAGCCCATGATCGCCCCGGACAGCGGCAACACCATTGTTTTCAACGGGGAGATATACAACTTCAAATCCCTGCGCGAAAAGCTGGCCAGCAAAGGACACAGCTTCACTTCATCCGGAGATACGGAAGTACTGCTCAAGCTTTACGCCGAGTACGGCGAAAAATGCATCTCCATGCTGCGCGGCATGTTCGCATTCGCCATCTGGGATGAGGAAAAGCAGCAACTGCTCATCGCAAGGGACCGACTGGGTAAAAAACCTTTCTACTACGCGCAAAGCGGTAACGGCTTCATTTTCGCGTCCGAAATACGAGCACTCGCCGCCCACCCGGATATTTCCAAAGACATAGACGTACAGGCCGTTGACCTGTTCATGAGCACCGGATGCGTCCCGGCACCTTTTTCCATTTATTCCGCCATCCGCAAACTTCCGGCTGCGCACTACGGCATAGTAAACGCGTCCGGCTTACGCATGCAACGTTACTGGTCCCTTGATTTCACGCAGAAAATTGACTGTTCCGAAGACGAAGCTTTGGACTCCCTGCATACACAACTTATGGAGGCGACCCGGATCAGGCTGGAAAGTGACGTCCCGCTGGGTGCACTGCTGTCCGGCGGGGTTGATTCCAGCCTCATCGTGGCCCTCATGGCCGAGTGCGGCAGTAAATCCATTGATACCTTCACCATCGGATTCCACGAGAAAAAATATGATGAATCCGGCCATGCAGCCAAGGTGGCCAGACATCTAGGCGTGAACCACCATGTGGAATATCTGGACCCGTCCCAGTTTGAAAACATGCTCCCGGCGGTAGTCCGCCAATACGGCGAGCCTTTTTCCGATGACGCGGCACTGGCGACCATGCTGCTCAGCGAGGCCACCCGCAAACACGTAACCGTGGCCTTAAGCGGTGACGGCGGCGATGAACTGGCCTGCGGATATTCAGCATACACCCACGTAAAACTAGCCTCCACCCTTGCTCCGCTGATCGGCAAAAAAATATTGCCGGAGCAAAATATCGCCGCCGCCTTCAACAGCAAAACCGCACTGGGTAAATTGCGCCGCAAAATGATCTGCAAATTCCACCCGGAATTCAAACGCATCCTGCGCAACGAGTACAAAGTATCCCGCTACAAAAATGATGTTTACCGCACCGATATCCGCGAGCAACTGGGAGATTTTAATTTAAAATGGATGTACGAACTTTCCCGGCAGGCCTGCGCCCATGCCCGCACCCCGGCTGAACGGCTGCTCTGGATGGACACAGTCCACTTTTTGGCCGATGCCCTGCTGGTCAAGGTGGATATCGCCTCCATGGCCCACAGTCTTGAAGTGCGCTCTCCGCTGCTGGATCATGAACTTTTCGACTACATGGCAACCCTGCCCCCGGAACTGAAACTCAAGGGCGGCGAATCAAAATACCTGCTCAAGAAACTGGCCGAACGCTATCTGCCGAAGGACATCCTCTACCGCCGCAAGCAGGGCTTTTCCATGCCCGTTGCCAAGTGGACCAGCGGCGATTCCGCAGACTTCACCCTTGATGCCGTCAGTCAGGCAACCCCGTTCCTGCAGCAGTTCTTTGATATGAACATGCTGAACAGACGCATTAATGAACATGTGTCAGGCCGTAAAAAGCACAAGAATTTTGTCTGGAATATCCTGAACCTCGCTCTCTGGGCTGTGGAGCATGGGGCCGGGCGGGTTTAG
- a CDS encoding response regulator: protein MQILIVEDSNTSRMYLREILRQITKKLDASIDCAVCGEEALEKFEHKWLEGTPYNLIFMDIILPGMDGLQALEKIRAIEQAKQVPEDMKAKAIMTTALDDSTKASRAFFQCEALSYITKPITAQKIQAELSKFGMI from the coding sequence ATGCAGATTCTCATAGTCGAAGACAGCAACACCAGCAGGATGTACCTGAGGGAAATCCTGAGGCAGATCACCAAAAAACTTGATGCCAGCATAGATTGCGCTGTCTGCGGCGAGGAAGCATTGGAGAAATTCGAGCACAAATGGCTTGAAGGGACTCCGTACAATCTCATATTCATGGACATAATCCTGCCCGGCATGGACGGACTTCAGGCCCTCGAAAAAATCAGGGCCATTGAACAGGCAAAACAAGTCCCGGAAGACATGAAAGCCAAGGCTATCATGACCACCGCGCTGGATGACAGTACCAAAGCATCGCGCGCTTTTTTCCAGTGCGAGGCTCTTTCATACATAACCAAGCCCATAACCGCCCAGAAGATTCAGGCGGAACTGAGTAAATTCGGAATGATTTAG
- a CDS encoding LysE family translocator, whose protein sequence is MDALTLAFIPVAAILTITPGSDTMLVVNNTLTRSTTDGLCTVAGINAGLLIHALASALGLSMILMNSAAAFEMVKMAGALYIIYLGIQSLRSSRKQEETEFSSEPCSKGISASIREGFLTNVLNPKVAVFYLALLPQFITPGESILRQSLLLMTIHFSMGIIWFSFVTLALGRVRHLVSGGKFKKRLEALSGVVFIGLGLKMALAKN, encoded by the coding sequence ATGGATGCACTGACTTTGGCTTTTATACCCGTTGCGGCAATTCTGACCATCACTCCCGGTTCGGATACCATGCTGGTGGTCAACAACACCCTGACCCGCTCCACTACGGACGGGCTGTGCACTGTAGCGGGCATTAATGCGGGATTATTGATACATGCTTTAGCATCCGCACTGGGGTTGTCCATGATCCTGATGAACTCGGCTGCCGCCTTTGAAATGGTCAAAATGGCCGGAGCCCTTTACATCATATATCTGGGCATCCAATCCCTGCGCAGCAGCCGCAAACAGGAAGAAACCGAGTTTTCCTCCGAGCCGTGCAGCAAAGGCATATCCGCCTCCATCCGCGAAGGATTCCTGACCAATGTGCTCAACCCCAAGGTAGCGGTTTTCTACCTTGCCCTGCTCCCGCAGTTCATCACCCCGGGGGAATCCATCCTGCGCCAGTCCCTGCTGCTCATGACCATTCATTTCAGCATGGGCATCATCTGGTTCAGCTTTGTGACCCTCGCACTGGGCAGAGTCCGCCATCTGGTCTCCGGCGGTAAATTCAAAAAAAGACTGGAAGCACTTTCCGGTGTTGTCTTTATAGGTCTCGGCCTGAAAATGGCTCTGGCCAAAAATTAA
- a CDS encoding low specificity L-threonine aldolase, with protein MRSFASDNYSGVHPEIMQAIVEANEDHMSSYGADPVSAEAEKLFKDIFGQQAKIFFLTTGTATNTLILRHLCKSWNSVICSHDAHINVDECGSPESMGIKLMLAETVNGKITVETIKPLVPAEPDVHRAQPAVISITQNTELGTLYSVGEIKAICDFAHSKGLYVHMDGARIANAAAALGITFKEMTVDCGVDVLSFGGTKNGCMCAEAAVFINPEAGENFEYLRKQNMQLISKMRYVGAQFKALLTDELWKRNAEHSNALARKLADKAAAIKGVKITRPVEANGVFAIIPEHAVEKLQERFPFYVWDEQTGEVRWMTSWSTTEEDIDNFCSALEELV; from the coding sequence ATGCGATCATTTGCCAGCGACAACTATTCCGGGGTGCATCCCGAAATCATGCAAGCCATTGTAGAAGCCAACGAAGACCACATGTCTTCTTACGGCGCAGATCCTGTTTCCGCAGAAGCGGAAAAACTTTTCAAAGATATTTTCGGGCAGCAGGCCAAAATTTTCTTCCTGACCACCGGGACCGCCACCAACACCCTGATCCTGCGCCATCTCTGCAAAAGCTGGAACAGCGTTATCTGTTCTCACGACGCGCACATCAATGTGGATGAGTGCGGTTCACCGGAAAGTATGGGCATCAAGCTCATGCTGGCAGAAACCGTAAACGGCAAGATCACCGTGGAGACCATCAAACCGCTGGTTCCTGCCGAGCCGGACGTACACCGTGCTCAGCCCGCAGTTATCTCCATCACCCAGAACACCGAACTGGGCACCCTTTACTCCGTAGGCGAAATCAAAGCCATCTGCGATTTCGCGCACAGCAAAGGACTTTACGTACACATGGATGGAGCCAGAATTGCCAACGCTGCAGCTGCTTTGGGGATTACTTTCAAAGAAATGACCGTGGATTGCGGAGTAGACGTACTCTCTTTCGGCGGTACCAAAAACGGCTGCATGTGCGCGGAAGCAGCGGTTTTCATCAACCCTGAAGCGGGCGAAAATTTCGAATACCTGCGCAAGCAGAACATGCAGCTTATCTCCAAGATGCGATACGTGGGCGCGCAGTTCAAAGCCCTGCTCACTGACGAGCTATGGAAACGCAATGCCGAGCACTCCAACGCACTGGCCCGCAAGCTGGCCGACAAAGCCGCAGCCATCAAAGGCGTAAAAATCACCCGCCCGGTGGAAGCCAACGGCGTTTTCGCCATCATCCCCGAACATGCCGTGGAAAAACTACAGGAAAGATTCCCCTTCTACGTCTGGGATGAACAGACCGGAGAAGTGCGCTGGATGACCTCATGGTCTACTACTGAAGAAGATATTGATAATTTTTGTAGTGCGTTGGAAGAATTAGTATAA
- a CDS encoding Cache 3/Cache 2 fusion domain-containing protein, protein MLQKLAFQTKLMLGAILIVLSTIVFMTGINLYKVQGSLHELGQTSMKSIADSVHSLMELQNGILLDKVKGDIDILDKKIFSLGFPKLNKRHPIETTITNQITKQSESVTIPSLEFGGIAVNGKFDIVDDLKKEIGGTATIFEVLPGKLLRVSTNVKKLDGNRATGTYIPDSSPVYKAVMSGKTFYGMAYVVNAWYITAYKPLTDLRGNIVSVIYVGRKIITEAFKKSVLASNVGEKGYATIFSKTGDVMLHPTMTGKNLKDAPFWKEFEKVENGEIEYKLNGVEKVAYTTYFKPWKWSFAFMMDKADMSHGVDRDIFITNVIIAVVALSIAAIVFLLMIKTTTKPLQNLSDFTAKVSEGDYDSELEYPADDVIGKTIDSVKHMVFELKNKLGFSSGLLSGLTLPCVVVDLDEKVSFINQQLLDQFGLSGQPDSYMGKHIRELINVSTAQEIINRCIKEENSFSEIEINGTAAGGKEFYAMIDVAPLHDLDKKLLGAFMVMNDITAIKENEQAITAQRDTIAETARDADEISDQLSSAADELSAQVEESRRGAEVQQQRASETATAMEQMNSTVMEVARNAGEASENARSTRDKAVEGQDLVGQVVSAIKVLEQNSEELKKSMEELGLRTDSIGKVMNVITDIADQTNLLALNAAIEAARAGEAGRGFAVVADEVRKLAEKTMDATKEVGEAITSIQESTRTNIRVTESAVESVVQSTDLASRSGDALDEIVRMVEASADQIEGIAAAAEEQSASSEQISRATDEINVISAEAAETTVQSAMAISEVAKLAANIKELIRNMQS, encoded by the coding sequence ATGTTACAGAAGCTGGCATTTCAAACTAAACTTATGCTTGGAGCAATCCTAATCGTTTTGTCCACCATTGTGTTCATGACCGGGATCAACCTGTACAAAGTACAGGGGTCGCTGCATGAACTGGGGCAGACTTCCATGAAATCCATTGCCGACAGCGTTCACTCGCTCATGGAACTGCAAAATGGAATTCTGCTGGACAAGGTAAAAGGCGACATTGATATTTTGGATAAAAAAATATTTTCACTCGGTTTCCCGAAACTCAACAAACGCCACCCCATTGAAACCACCATTACCAACCAGATTACCAAACAAAGCGAATCTGTAACTATCCCCAGCCTTGAATTCGGCGGAATTGCAGTCAACGGCAAGTTCGATATCGTTGATGACCTCAAAAAAGAAATCGGCGGAACCGCCACTATTTTCGAAGTACTGCCCGGCAAGCTGCTGCGGGTATCCACTAACGTAAAGAAGCTGGACGGCAACCGCGCCACAGGAACCTACATCCCTGATTCCAGCCCGGTATACAAAGCTGTCATGTCCGGTAAAACATTCTACGGCATGGCCTATGTGGTCAACGCGTGGTATATCACCGCCTACAAACCCCTCACCGACCTGCGCGGAAATATCGTCAGTGTCATTTATGTCGGCCGTAAAATCATTACTGAAGCTTTCAAAAAATCCGTGCTGGCCTCAAATGTGGGTGAAAAAGGTTATGCCACCATTTTCAGTAAAACCGGCGATGTCATGCTCCATCCGACCATGACCGGGAAAAACCTGAAAGACGCCCCTTTCTGGAAGGAATTCGAAAAAGTAGAGAACGGTGAGATTGAATACAAATTGAATGGTGTGGAAAAAGTCGCCTACACCACTTATTTTAAGCCGTGGAAATGGTCTTTCGCCTTTATGATGGACAAAGCGGATATGTCCCATGGTGTGGACAGGGATATTTTCATCACCAACGTTATCATTGCTGTTGTTGCGCTCTCCATAGCAGCTATAGTCTTTCTGCTGATGATCAAGACAACAACAAAACCGCTTCAAAACCTTTCCGACTTCACAGCAAAAGTTTCGGAAGGGGACTATGATTCAGAACTGGAATACCCGGCAGATGACGTAATCGGAAAAACCATTGATTCCGTAAAACATATGGTCTTTGAACTTAAAAACAAACTGGGATTTTCCAGCGGCCTGCTGAGCGGACTGACCCTGCCCTGCGTGGTTGTGGACCTTGACGAAAAGGTCTCCTTTATCAATCAGCAGTTGCTCGACCAGTTCGGACTGAGCGGTCAGCCTGACTCTTACATGGGTAAGCATATCCGTGAACTGATCAATGTCAGCACTGCTCAGGAAATTATCAACCGCTGCATTAAAGAAGAAAACAGCTTCTCTGAAATTGAAATCAACGGCACTGCCGCCGGCGGTAAAGAATTCTACGCCATGATCGACGTGGCTCCGCTGCATGACCTCGATAAAAAGCTGCTCGGTGCCTTTATGGTCATGAACGACATCACTGCCATCAAAGAGAACGAGCAGGCAATCACCGCCCAGCGCGACACCATTGCAGAAACAGCAAGGGATGCGGACGAAATCTCCGACCAGCTCTCATCTGCTGCGGACGAACTCTCCGCACAGGTGGAAGAATCGCGCCGGGGTGCGGAAGTGCAGCAGCAGCGGGCCAGTGAAACCGCCACCGCCATGGAGCAGATGAACTCCACTGTAATGGAAGTGGCCCGCAATGCAGGCGAAGCTTCTGAAAATGCCCGTTCCACAAGAGATAAGGCTGTTGAAGGGCAGGATCTTGTAGGACAGGTTGTCAGTGCCATCAAGGTTCTTGAACAGAATTCCGAAGAGCTGAAAAAGAGCATGGAAGAACTGGGTCTGCGTACTGATTCCATCGGCAAAGTCATGAACGTGATTACCGACATTGCGGACCAGACCAACCTGCTGGCCCTGAATGCGGCCATTGAAGCGGCCCGTGCCGGGGAAGCAGGACGCGGATTCGCAGTTGTTGCCGATGAAGTTCGCAAACTGGCGGAAAAAACCATGGATGCCACCAAGGAAGTGGGCGAAGCCATCACTTCCATTCAGGAAAGCACCAGAACCAACATCCGGGTAACTGAAAGCGCAGTGGAATCCGTTGTACAATCAACTGATCTGGCATCCAGATCTGGTGATGCCCTTGATGAAATCGTACGCATGGTGGAAGCTTCCGCAGACCAGATTGAAGGTATCGCAGCAGCAGCGGAAGAACAGTCCGCATCCAGTGAACAGATCAGCCGCGCAACGGATGAAATCAACGTGATCTCAGCCGAAGCCGCTGAAACCACTGTCCAGTCGGCCATGGCTATTTCCGAAGTTGCCAAACTTGCCGCAAACATCAAGGAACTGATCCGCAACATGCAGTCATAA
- a CDS encoding metal ABC transporter permease, with amino-acid sequence MLEMLSYEFMQNALMAGVLASIICGVIGALVVVNRVVLLAGGVAHASYGGVGLAFFLGLPMLPVTAGFAVCAALLMALVTMKVKERADAFIGVMWAAGMALGIILLDITPGYNVDLMSYLFGGILATPKSDLLLMGGMATLVLLVVFACYKGFWAMSFDEEFARARGVPVTMLYFIMLALIALSVVMVIRVVGLILVIALLTIPPQIAEGRTSSLFSMMVLSSILSMVFCVSGLLLSYQLNLSSGATIIGVSVAGFVLSAVVGKVRSYI; translated from the coding sequence ATGCTTGAGATGCTGAGCTATGAATTCATGCAGAATGCCCTTATGGCCGGGGTGCTCGCTTCCATCATTTGCGGGGTTATCGGTGCGCTGGTGGTGGTCAACCGGGTGGTGCTGCTGGCCGGTGGGGTTGCTCACGCTTCGTACGGCGGGGTGGGGCTGGCCTTTTTTCTGGGCTTGCCCATGCTGCCGGTCACAGCCGGATTCGCAGTCTGCGCAGCCCTGCTCATGGCGTTGGTAACCATGAAGGTAAAAGAACGGGCTGATGCTTTTATCGGGGTCATGTGGGCTGCGGGCATGGCACTTGGAATTATCCTGCTGGACATAACTCCCGGCTATAATGTGGATCTGATGAGCTATCTTTTCGGGGGCATTCTTGCCACTCCCAAGTCCGACCTGCTGCTTATGGGAGGCATGGCAACACTCGTGCTGCTGGTGGTTTTCGCCTGCTACAAGGGATTCTGGGCCATGTCTTTTGACGAGGAATTTGCCCGTGCGCGGGGCGTTCCGGTGACCATGCTGTATTTCATCATGCTGGCTTTGATCGCGCTAAGTGTGGTCATGGTTATCCGGGTGGTGGGGCTGATTCTGGTCATTGCTCTTTTAACCATTCCGCCCCAGATAGCCGAGGGCCGGACATCATCACTATTTTCCATGATGGTCCTGTCTTCAATCCTGAGCATGGTCTTCTGCGTAAGCGGACTTTTGCTTTCCTATCAGCTGAATCTTTCATCCGGGGCCACCATCATTGGAGTGAGCGTGGCGGGGTTTGTTTTATCGGCGGTTGTGGGGAAGGTGAGGAGTTATATTTAG
- a CDS encoding D-sedoheptulose 7-phosphate isomerase codes for MSQTALQKVLDHARDGLEVRESFFEQYSQLVVDVSRALAVRLALGSKILFCGNGGSAADCQHLAAELVNRFKLERPPLPGIALTTDSSILTAIGNDYSYEMVFEKQVQALGQPGDVLVGISTSGTSPNVISALKEAKRKGMVTLGMTGISAGEMLPICDHIISVPSKDTAIIQEVHIAAGHLFCHLIDHFLFEAVNELEPYLNEE; via the coding sequence ATGTCCCAGACAGCACTGCAAAAAGTACTTGATCATGCCCGTGACGGACTGGAAGTCCGCGAGTCTTTTTTCGAACAGTATTCCCAGCTGGTGGTAGATGTTTCAAGAGCATTGGCCGTGCGCCTTGCCCTTGGTTCCAAAATCCTTTTCTGCGGAAACGGCGGCAGCGCGGCTGACTGCCAGCATCTGGCAGCGGAACTGGTCAACAGATTCAAACTTGAACGCCCGCCCCTGCCCGGCATAGCCCTGACCACGGATTCATCCATCCTCACCGCAATCGGTAATGACTATTCATATGAAATGGTATTTGAAAAGCAGGTTCAGGCACTGGGTCAGCCCGGTGATGTACTTGTAGGAATCAGTACTTCCGGCACCAGCCCCAACGTGATCAGCGCCCTTAAGGAAGCCAAACGCAAGGGCATGGTCACCCTTGGGATGACCGGAATAAGTGCCGGCGAAATGCTGCCCATCTGTGATCACATCATCAGCGTACCCAGTAAGGACACAGCCATTATTCAGGAAGTGCATATTGCCGCGGGGCACCTCTTCTGCCACCTTATCGACCACTTCCTCTTTGAAGCAGTCAACGAACTTGAACCCTATTTGAACGAGGAATAG
- a CDS encoding metal ABC transporter ATP-binding protein, giving the protein MNQEKVISFAGVSFGYGKHTVLDDVSFDILSGDYLAVIGPNGGGKTTLLKLLLGLIEPQQGNIEILGLEPGRHGGSIGYMPQYTTVSTSFPITVRDAVLMGKVASGLKGVFGLNFGNGSGGDVEKALDRVGMLEHIDRRISDLSGGQKQRVFIARAIVDEPQLLLLDEPAASVDQAGKSGLYCLLKELNEEMTIIMVSHDISVLGQGVKSVACVNRKVHLHDQPKLTHELLSEAYGETIKGTCPIELVTHGEVPHRVLEFHPESDDNEGDWNA; this is encoded by the coding sequence ATGAATCAGGAAAAAGTCATAAGTTTTGCCGGGGTAAGCTTCGGTTACGGAAAGCATACAGTGCTCGATGACGTAAGCTTTGATATTCTCTCCGGAGATTATCTGGCCGTGATCGGGCCTAACGGCGGGGGCAAAACCACTCTGCTCAAGTTGCTGCTGGGGCTTATTGAACCGCAGCAGGGCAATATTGAAATACTTGGGCTGGAGCCGGGCAGACATGGTGGAAGCATCGGCTATATGCCTCAATATACGACGGTTTCCACTAGTTTTCCCATTACAGTGCGCGATGCCGTTCTTATGGGCAAGGTTGCTTCAGGATTGAAAGGTGTTTTCGGACTCAATTTCGGTAACGGCTCCGGTGGTGATGTGGAGAAGGCACTTGATCGGGTAGGCATGCTTGAACATATCGACCGCCGTATTTCCGATCTTTCCGGCGGGCAGAAACAGCGGGTGTTCATTGCCCGGGCAATTGTGGATGAACCGCAACTGTTGCTTTTGGATGAACCTGCGGCCAGCGTGGATCAGGCCGGGAAGAGCGGGCTGTACTGCCTGCTTAAGGAGCTTAATGAAGAGATGACCATCATCATGGTCAGCCATGATATTTCCGTGCTTGGGCAGGGTGTGAAGTCAGTCGCCTGCGTAAATCGCAAGGTACACCTCCACGACCAGCCCAAGCTTACCCATGAATTGCTCAGCGAAGCGTACGGTGAAACAATCAAGGGAACCTGCCCCATTGAGCTGGTTACCCACGGCGAGGTGCCGCACCGGGTGCTGGAATTCCATCCTGAATCCGATGACAACGAAGGAGACTGGAATGCTTGA